One Myotis daubentonii chromosome 3, mMyoDau2.1, whole genome shotgun sequence genomic window carries:
- the VPS26C gene encoding vacuolar protein sorting-associated protein 26C isoform X4, translating to MGTSLDIKIKRANKVYHAGEMLSGVVVISGKDPVQHQGLSLTVEGTVNLQLSAKSVGVFEAFYNSVKPIQIINSTIEMVKPGKFPSGKTEIPFEFPLHVKGNKVLYETYHGVFVNIQYTLRCDMKRSLLAKDLTKTCEFIVHSAPQKGKLTPSPVDFAITPETLQNVKERALLPKFLVRGHLNSTNCVITQPLTGELVVESSEAAVRSIELQLVRVETCGCAEGYARDATEIQNIQIADGDVCRGLSVPIHMVFPRLFTCPTLETTNFKVEFEVNVVVLLQGDHLITENFPLKLCRM from the exons GAGATGCTCTCGGGCGTGGTGGTCATCAGCGGGAAGGACCCCGTGCAGCACCAGGGCCTCTCCCTGACCGTGGAAGGCACCGTGAACCTCCAGCTCAGCGCCAAGAGCGTGGGTGTGTTCGAAGCTTTCTACAACTCCGTGAAG CCGATCCAGATTATCAACAGCACCATCGAGATGGTGAAGCCGGGGAAGTTCCCCAGCGGCAAAACCGAAATTCCTTTTGAATTTCCTCTGCACGTGAAGGGGAACAAGGTTCTGTACGAGACCTACCATGGCGTGTTTGTCAACATTCAG TACACCCTGCGCTGTGACATGAAGCGGTCGCTGCTGGCCAAAGACCTGACCAAGACCTGCGAGTTCATCGTGCACTCGGCG CCTCAGAAGGGGAAGCTGACTCCGAGTCCCGTGGACTTCGCCATCACGCCCGAAACCTTGCAGAATGTCAAAGAG AGAGCCTTGCTCCCCAAGTTCCTGGTCCGAGGACATCTGAACTCGACCAACTGCGTCATCACGCAGCCGCTCACGGGCGAGCTGGTGGTGGAGAGCTCGGAGGCCGCCGTCCGGAGCATCGAGCTGCAGCTGGTCCGCGTGGAGACCTGTG ggtGTGCAGAAGGCTACGCCCGGGACGCCACAGAGATTCAGAACATTCAGATCGCCGACGGGGATGTTTGCCGGGGCCTCTCCGTGCCCATACACATGGTCTTCCCCCGGCTGTTcacctgccccacactggagaccacCAACTTCAAAGTGG AATTTGAGGTTAACGTCGTGGTGCTGCTTCAGGGCGACCATCTCATCACCGAGAACTTCCCGCTGAAGCTCTGCCGGATGTAG
- the VPS26C gene encoding vacuolar protein sorting-associated protein 26C isoform X1, translating into MGTSLDIKIKRANKVYHAGFYCQPSVMLLFGDSRATFLKEMLSGVVVISGKDPVQHQGLSLTVEGTVNLQLSAKSVGVFEAFYNSVKPIQIINSTIEMVKPGKFPSGKTEIPFEFPLHVKGNKVLYETYHGVFVNIQYTLRCDMKRSLLAKDLTKTCEFIVHSAPQKGKLTPSPVDFAITPETLQNVKERALLPKFLVRGHLNSTNCVITQPLTGELVVESSEAAVRSIELQLVRVETCGCAEGYARDATEIQNIQIADGDVCRGLSVPIHMVFPRLFTCPTLETTNFKVGRITTTMKPQMALTGAWAELGTQTAETGCCGMISLPQMVRNSW; encoded by the exons ttttattgtcAACCTTCTGTCATGTTACTGTTTGGCGACAGTCGTGCTACATTTCTGAAG GAGATGCTCTCGGGCGTGGTGGTCATCAGCGGGAAGGACCCCGTGCAGCACCAGGGCCTCTCCCTGACCGTGGAAGGCACCGTGAACCTCCAGCTCAGCGCCAAGAGCGTGGGTGTGTTCGAAGCTTTCTACAACTCCGTGAAG CCGATCCAGATTATCAACAGCACCATCGAGATGGTGAAGCCGGGGAAGTTCCCCAGCGGCAAAACCGAAATTCCTTTTGAATTTCCTCTGCACGTGAAGGGGAACAAGGTTCTGTACGAGACCTACCATGGCGTGTTTGTCAACATTCAG TACACCCTGCGCTGTGACATGAAGCGGTCGCTGCTGGCCAAAGACCTGACCAAGACCTGCGAGTTCATCGTGCACTCGGCG CCTCAGAAGGGGAAGCTGACTCCGAGTCCCGTGGACTTCGCCATCACGCCCGAAACCTTGCAGAATGTCAAAGAG AGAGCCTTGCTCCCCAAGTTCCTGGTCCGAGGACATCTGAACTCGACCAACTGCGTCATCACGCAGCCGCTCACGGGCGAGCTGGTGGTGGAGAGCTCGGAGGCCGCCGTCCGGAGCATCGAGCTGCAGCTGGTCCGCGTGGAGACCTGTG ggtGTGCAGAAGGCTACGCCCGGGACGCCACAGAGATTCAGAACATTCAGATCGCCGACGGGGATGTTTGCCGGGGCCTCTCCGTGCCCATACACATGGTCTTCCCCCGGCTGTTcacctgccccacactggagaccacCAACTTCAAAGTGG GTAGAATCACCACGACCATGAAGCCACAAATGGCGCTGACTGGGGCTTGGGCTGAGTTGGGGACTCAGACAGCGGAAACGGGGTGCTGTGGGATGATCTCACTTCCCCAAATGGTGCGTAACTCTTGGTAA
- the VPS26C gene encoding vacuolar protein sorting-associated protein 26C isoform X2, whose protein sequence is MGTSLDIKIKRANKVYHAGFYCQPSVMLLFGDSRATFLKEMLSGVVVISGKDPVQHQGLSLTVEGTVNLQLSAKSVGVFEAFYNSVKPIQIINSTIEMVKPGKFPSGKTEIPFEFPLHVKGNKVLYETYHGVFVNIQYTLRCDMKRSLLAKDLTKTCEFIVHSAPQKGKLTPSPVDFAITPETLQNVKERALLPKFLVRGHLNSTNCVITQPLTGELVVESSEAAVRSIELQLVRVETCGCAEGYARDATEIQNIQIADGDVCRGLSVPIHMVFPRLFTCPTLETTNFKVEFEVNVVVLLQGDHLITENFPLKLCRM, encoded by the exons ttttattgtcAACCTTCTGTCATGTTACTGTTTGGCGACAGTCGTGCTACATTTCTGAAG GAGATGCTCTCGGGCGTGGTGGTCATCAGCGGGAAGGACCCCGTGCAGCACCAGGGCCTCTCCCTGACCGTGGAAGGCACCGTGAACCTCCAGCTCAGCGCCAAGAGCGTGGGTGTGTTCGAAGCTTTCTACAACTCCGTGAAG CCGATCCAGATTATCAACAGCACCATCGAGATGGTGAAGCCGGGGAAGTTCCCCAGCGGCAAAACCGAAATTCCTTTTGAATTTCCTCTGCACGTGAAGGGGAACAAGGTTCTGTACGAGACCTACCATGGCGTGTTTGTCAACATTCAG TACACCCTGCGCTGTGACATGAAGCGGTCGCTGCTGGCCAAAGACCTGACCAAGACCTGCGAGTTCATCGTGCACTCGGCG CCTCAGAAGGGGAAGCTGACTCCGAGTCCCGTGGACTTCGCCATCACGCCCGAAACCTTGCAGAATGTCAAAGAG AGAGCCTTGCTCCCCAAGTTCCTGGTCCGAGGACATCTGAACTCGACCAACTGCGTCATCACGCAGCCGCTCACGGGCGAGCTGGTGGTGGAGAGCTCGGAGGCCGCCGTCCGGAGCATCGAGCTGCAGCTGGTCCGCGTGGAGACCTGTG ggtGTGCAGAAGGCTACGCCCGGGACGCCACAGAGATTCAGAACATTCAGATCGCCGACGGGGATGTTTGCCGGGGCCTCTCCGTGCCCATACACATGGTCTTCCCCCGGCTGTTcacctgccccacactggagaccacCAACTTCAAAGTGG AATTTGAGGTTAACGTCGTGGTGCTGCTTCAGGGCGACCATCTCATCACCGAGAACTTCCCGCTGAAGCTCTGCCGGATGTAG
- the VPS26C gene encoding vacuolar protein sorting-associated protein 26C isoform X3 produces MGTSLDIKIKRANKVYHAGEMLSGVVVISGKDPVQHQGLSLTVEGTVNLQLSAKSVGVFEAFYNSVKPIQIINSTIEMVKPGKFPSGKTEIPFEFPLHVKGNKVLYETYHGVFVNIQYTLRCDMKRSLLAKDLTKTCEFIVHSAPQKGKLTPSPVDFAITPETLQNVKERALLPKFLVRGHLNSTNCVITQPLTGELVVESSEAAVRSIELQLVRVETCGCAEGYARDATEIQNIQIADGDVCRGLSVPIHMVFPRLFTCPTLETTNFKVGRITTTMKPQMALTGAWAELGTQTAETGCCGMISLPQMVRNSW; encoded by the exons GAGATGCTCTCGGGCGTGGTGGTCATCAGCGGGAAGGACCCCGTGCAGCACCAGGGCCTCTCCCTGACCGTGGAAGGCACCGTGAACCTCCAGCTCAGCGCCAAGAGCGTGGGTGTGTTCGAAGCTTTCTACAACTCCGTGAAG CCGATCCAGATTATCAACAGCACCATCGAGATGGTGAAGCCGGGGAAGTTCCCCAGCGGCAAAACCGAAATTCCTTTTGAATTTCCTCTGCACGTGAAGGGGAACAAGGTTCTGTACGAGACCTACCATGGCGTGTTTGTCAACATTCAG TACACCCTGCGCTGTGACATGAAGCGGTCGCTGCTGGCCAAAGACCTGACCAAGACCTGCGAGTTCATCGTGCACTCGGCG CCTCAGAAGGGGAAGCTGACTCCGAGTCCCGTGGACTTCGCCATCACGCCCGAAACCTTGCAGAATGTCAAAGAG AGAGCCTTGCTCCCCAAGTTCCTGGTCCGAGGACATCTGAACTCGACCAACTGCGTCATCACGCAGCCGCTCACGGGCGAGCTGGTGGTGGAGAGCTCGGAGGCCGCCGTCCGGAGCATCGAGCTGCAGCTGGTCCGCGTGGAGACCTGTG ggtGTGCAGAAGGCTACGCCCGGGACGCCACAGAGATTCAGAACATTCAGATCGCCGACGGGGATGTTTGCCGGGGCCTCTCCGTGCCCATACACATGGTCTTCCCCCGGCTGTTcacctgccccacactggagaccacCAACTTCAAAGTGG GTAGAATCACCACGACCATGAAGCCACAAATGGCGCTGACTGGGGCTTGGGCTGAGTTGGGGACTCAGACAGCGGAAACGGGGTGCTGTGGGATGATCTCACTTCCCCAAATGGTGCGTAACTCTTGGTAA